In Acinonyx jubatus isolate Ajub_Pintada_27869175 unplaced genomic scaffold, VMU_Ajub_asm_v1.0 scaffold_39, whole genome shotgun sequence, the genomic window GTGAGGCTCAGGCAGCGGGGACCCCAGTGCCTCCGCAGACCCCGCCCActgcccctcttctccctgccttccagCTGCAGCACCTCAAGGCCCTCCTGGAAGGGAACCTGAGGAGGCCCAAGGCTGCATCTGAGGAGGCCCGCCCCAGCTCTCCCAAGTGAGTGATTCGGCGTGGCCCCCACCGCATCCCAGTGAGGTCTGCTCTTTTGGGGCTCACTACCGACTCCTCTTTCACCAGGGACCAGGAGGCCCTTCACCAGGGAGCCATGCAGCTCCCCAAGGTCCCCACCAAGGGCATCCCCGAGAAATGGTGAGTCCCAccggcagggggagggtggggtggcctGAGCCCAGTACATAAGGGGCAGGGACAGCTCAGTGCCTTGCCTGGGGCCCTGCTGCCAGCCAAGTCTCCGCTCCTGCTCCCGGGGGCACCTGTAGTGACCTCCCTCTGCCCTACCAGCCTGATTCTGAGCCCTATGCCCGTGGCAGAGCGCCCCATCCTGCCCGCGCTGAAGCAGACCTTGAAGAGTAACTTTGCTGAGCGGCAGAAAAGGCTGCAGGTGGTGCAGCGCCGGCGGCTGCACCGCTCTGTCCTTTGAGGCGGGCGCCACGTGTCGGCGTCTGCATGCCAGGTCAGGGCCAGGCCAATGCCCTACAGCTGGAGACGCTAACCCTCTCTAGATAGCGCTTCAAAAGAATTCGAACACGTTTAGGCCGCGCGAAATTCCAGATAAGCAAAGTTCATGGCAGATAAAGTACTTGGTTGCTCTCAGAACCGAGACACTATTTTCTTGCTCGGTATTTTGCTATTCTGCATTTACacaaaaacacattaaataagTATTACCCTACCTGTTGAAGACTGGAAATAAAGCTCGTTTCTCCCCTTGTGAACCTCATCCCTCACCGCTATCTGACATGgctgccctgccctgtgcccccagctctgctccctgcGGTGGGAGGGGCCCACTGGGGCAGTCACCAGGACttgtccagggcctggtgggTGCCCTGCGCCACGGGCAGGCACAGCATGCACCCTTCTTTGAGTGCAGGGGGTTTCCTGGCCCTTGGCTGGGCTGGGCCTGCCTTCCAGGCACAAGGGCAAGTCCCGTCCCTCCTGCCACAGCGCCGTCCAGCCCCCACACTGACAATCCCAGCTAACGAGCCATCCTACCGAGCTGCCTTCTGCTGTGGAGGGCCACGGCCATGGGAGAATGGTCCTCTCCAGGGCGCTAGGGTCCCACCCTGAGATTCCCACCCAAGAGCCTCACCACCCCTTGACTCACCAGAACCGGAGCTTCCTATGTCTCATGGGTGTGGTCAGTTTAGTGTCGACCCTCCCCTGGCAGGACAGGGCTACTGGCCCCACTGGCCATTTCCTCAGTGCTGATCTCTGCCTCTTCTTTGGGCAGCAGGAGCTTTGCCAGAAACCTCGGGGTAAACCAGGATGAGGCACTGATACTGTCAAAAAAGGGTGAACTAAGGTCTGGGCATCCACGGCCATCTCCAAGGTGAGGAATCTGGCTCGGCCCTGAAAGCATACCTCACTGGATAGTGGTCCCAGACTTGGTGGGAGGGGACACAGTGACAAACTCATGACAAACACAggaataataaatttattataagaaCCACAGATGACACGGTAGTGCACATACAAAAGGGGAAGCTTCTCATGGCCAGAGGGCTGATGCCCTGTCAGGGAGCTTTCACTCTCTGGAGCAGCTCTGATGACGCCAGGTCCTGAGGATGCTGCCCTGACCCAAGAACAGGCCCAAGTGCCCAGTGAGTGGGCACGGTGCCAGGTACAGGatccactcaggtgtccctcctCCCTAGGCACCCCCACAGTGCTGAGCAGACCCCCATGGCTTAAAGGGAGAATGCCATGAGGTATGAGTCCCAGGTGATGGCAGGGGATTCGCGACTGCCTGCTGGCCGACTTTCCTTCTGAGACGCAGCCAGCGGCCCTTGGATCCAGGAGCTTCCCAGTGGCGTGCCCCCCACGGCAATGGTGGAAGGGTCTGAACCCAAAACCGTGACCAGagaattctgtgtgtgttttcagggTTTCCTATGCTCTCCATGTTCCCCTACAGAAACAAAAAGTTTTCTGGCACACACACAAGAGGCTCTAACGAGACCTGGAGTTCTCCCCCAGGCTGCTGAGGAAGGACATGGGCCCTGGAGAAGCCAAGGGGACAGCAGCCCAAGGAGGAGCACACAGGGCTGAGGCATGTCCGACTCCCGggggggagtggaggtggggggagtccCAACCCCACCACGAAGCAGCCAGCTCCACAGCCACCTGCCCGAGTCACGTACAAGTATGGGAAAATGTTTGGCAGGTCCCCAAGGCAGAAGATAAAAGCAGGAAAGCTAATCTAAGCCCAGGTTCTCTAAGGGAGCCAACACCTAGAAATGTCCAACGTGAGGTGCATGTCCGCTGTGGCCCTGACAGGGTTGCCGGCTATCCCCGTGGTCCCCAGTGGGTGGGTGGCTAGGCGGCGGAGAGGCAGGCCTGGTGGATGCTCTGCGCCCAGGTGTTGAGCAGGGCTGTGACCGAGTGCTTGTCCGGGAGCTGCAGCAGCCTCGAGGTCATGCACCGGTGCACTGACTGCAGGAAGGGGTTGGCGTCTGCAACAGAGCAATGGGCCATGAGTGCCGCTGTGACCTCCGCCAGGACAGCCAGTGCTGGGCCTGACCCTGGGCTGCACAAGCAACTCTTTATGAAAGGCCACCCCACAGACACAGGGCTGGCGTCTGGGGCATCAAAGCCAGTCAACATGACCAGGATGCCATCTCCCGCACACAGTGGGGCGGCCAACACGGTCCCCTCCCAGGCCCATGCGTCAGTGGAGAACTGGAATGTGAACAGGTCTGGAGCCCAGGGCTTTCTCTCCGGGACAGCCTTGGGATCCCAGCGCTATGCACCAGCTCTGCACTGCAGGGGGACTGGCCACCATCAACAGGGGTCTCTCCGGGCCTCTGGTTTGAAGCCATGTCACCCAGGTGGGTCTCCATAAACCCAAGCTCCTTCTGTACTCCCGTAACAGCCTTGCAGAGGCCCACAAAGGCGGTTGGACCTGCTCGCCTCTCTCTCACTACAGGTGACCGCCCTGCAGACACAGGATGGACCCCTTTCTTCCCAAGTGACTTCTGGGCAACCCACTCCTGCCCACAAAGGggcagcagagaaaggggaggaggggcctcAGCTGCGGGGCACAGAGCAAATCTCGGTTGCCCTGAGCTGATGCCCCCTACCAGGGTCCCTAGACGGCAGCCGTGAGGCCTCCCCAAGGCTGTCCTCTTGGCTCACCGTACTGCCACTGCCTGTCAATCCACAGTGGGCTCTGGGCGGGGTAGTCGGCAGGCACACTGAGCTCCAGCGGCGGCACGCTTGGGAGATCCTTGTCATCTGCAACACATGTGTCTATGCCTGTGACCTGGCCCAGGCTGCCCTGCCTCATAGCCCTGCTCTAAACAGGGCTCTTCATATCCCAAAAGGTTCTGGTGAGGCTTGCTGCAGTCTGGAGGTCACTCTGATTCCCACTTCCACATCTCCCTAAGGCCTCAGGCAAGCACAGCCATATctggttgggagggaggggcttcCCTGGCAGGCCGGTGAGAGGTAAGAGTCTGTGGGCTCAGGGCTCTGCCCTCAGAGCACCTCCTGGGCCAGGTATGTGTGAGGATCCAGGAGGACACAGGGATGGTGGGCTTCAGGGTGTGGTGTGAGCATGCCTGTTTGTGGGAGGCCAAGTGCCTGTCCACATGGATCATGCGGGCCTGTGCTGGGCCTGCTCTAGGGCCTTGGGCTGTAGTTCAGGACTCACTCTCCCATAGCACCAGCCCCGCCCGCCCTCCCCTGTACGCACCTAACTTGCATATCAGGTGGACGGTGCCGTTGTTACTGCAGTGAGATGGGTCCAAGTTCACCAAGAACTTAGGGTCTAATCTGGCCACCTCCCCCTGGAGCACGTTAGGAATGCTCTGCCGTTCATCGTCTTCAAACCTACGCTTCCGAGTGCATACCACCGGGGCCCTGGAAGAGACCACCACGGTCACCACACCACACTAGGCTGTGGCCCGTGGCCCACGGCCCACCACCCACTGCGAGGCTGAACCCTGGACTGTACGTACGTAATGGGTGGGCCGTGGATGGCCGTCATGGCTGGCACGAATGTACGGTACAGGGAATGGTTGAAGACAGGTGAGCGGATGTTGGCCAGGACGGCATCCAGGAGTGGCTGGCACAGGTACTGCTGCTTGGTTGGCGGCACCGGGGGTGGTGGGGGCGTGGGCTGTGACAGGATGGGCAGTGGGGACGTCAGCAGCCCACTCTTGGGGAGGCTTTCCAGACCCTGAAGTCCTTATCCTTCACAGCCAGACTTCTGTGGCTTCCCCACAACCTCTGCCCCCCTGGGGACAAATACGGCTGATCCTGGATACATTCTCCTGCCTTCTGCAGCCTTGACCTTCCCCAGAGTTCCCTTCCCCCAGGGCTTGGactggggctgggcagggctggctggAGGCCTGATGGTGGAGATGGGCATACAAGAAAGCCCATGCACCTGGGGGCTGCAGAAAGCACCCCAGGACCACAGCCACAGGGTGACTTCTCATGTTCCCACATATACTCTCCTTCCGCACGGCAGACCTGACCTGGCAAAAGACTCCTGGGCAAGGTCCCCAGGCTGAGCAGCATGGCCCCTCTGCCCACTCCTGACTGTGAAGGCTTCTCTCAGCTTGTGGTTCTGAATTCTCCCCACAGATGCCTGTGGCCCTTTGAATACCACCAGGCCATGGTGCCCCACTCACCACTGCCATGTCATTCTTGAGCTTCTCCAGGGCAA contains:
- the LOC128313778 gene encoding mediator of RNA polymerase II transcription subunit 15, with the translated sequence MAVPTPPPPPVPPTKQQYLCQPLLDAVLANIRSPVFNHSLYRTFVPAMTAIHGPPITAPVVCTRKRRFEDDERQSIPNVLQGEVARLDPKFLVNLDPSHCSNNGTVHLICKLDDKDLPSVPPLELSVPADYPAQSPLWIDRQWQYDANPFLQSVHRCMTSRLLQLPDKHSVTALLNTWAQSIHQACLSAA